In one window of Erythrolamprus reginae isolate rEryReg1 chromosome 1, rEryReg1.hap1, whole genome shotgun sequence DNA:
- the EXO5 gene encoding exonuclease V: MSGLDSGLQDPEAASGFSDLSDSEFLQIEEPEIGEPQLLSGPSPQHDDSRTDVEKRMRRTAKRKRSRTPLEDFHLRYLRVTDLSAQVWCEQETVYYKEQPSVQLPEKKTVVLNAGTSIHLARELQDHDLVPIKTTSREDRWAVKLLNLLLTITDLRKGQRVRECPVFGVLEGIFVSGIIDQLNHTAKGELQLSELKTRERPSLPSPSQKKKDRFQVSLYKHLFDAMVQGCLTQDIFVHHLHLKPQQSLGQEIQEHAQKAGFVVQRFEDLLELVLLNLIHSDIPAIDRLQIEYIHQQTNKLLGTEVMTYDHDELMSMCHYFLAYWKGQRDPKGVDIEDTWKCSYCAFADICDWRRQRVGSLTRKGKEKKT, from the exons GGAACCCCAACTCCTAAGTGGTCCCAGCCCTCAGCATGATGATTCTCGGACAGATGTGGAAAAAAGGATGAGGAGGACAGCAAAGAGAAAGAGATCGAGGACCCCTCTCGAAGATTTCCACCTGCGCTATCTTCGTGTCACAGATCTCTCTGCTCAAGTATGGTGTGAGCAAGAGACAGTTTATTACAAAGAACAACCAAGTGTGCAgttgccagagaagaaaacaGTTGTCTTAAACGCAGGAACGTCCATCCATCTTGCCAGAG AACTGCAAGATCATGACTTGGTGCCCATCAAGACCACGAGCCGAGAAGACAGATGGGCTGTCAAACTGCTTAACCTCCTCCTGACCATAACTGACCTTCGAAAAG GTCAGCGTGTGCGTGAATGTCCAGTCTTTGGCGTATTAGAAGGCATTTTCGTGTCTGGGATTATTGATCAGCTGAATCATACGGCTAAAGGGGAATTGCAACTGAGTGAATTGAAGACAAGGGAAAGGCCTTCCTTGCCTTCACCTTCGCAGAAGAAGAAGGACCGTTTCCAG GTCTCTTTATATAAACATCTCTTTGATGCGATGGTGCAAGGATGCTTAACCCAAGATATCTTCGTACATCACCTTCACCTGAAGCCCCAACAGTCACTTGGACAGGAGATCCAAGAACACGCTCAAAAAGCTGGATTTGTGGTGCAACGCTTCGAAGACCTCCTGGAGCTGGTGCTTCTCAACTTGATCCACTCGGACATTCCGGCCATTGACCGCCTTCAAATTGAGTACATTCATCAGCAGACCAACAAGTTGCTGGGCACCGAAGTCATGACCTACGACCATGATGAATTGATGTCCATGTGCCATTATTTCTTAGCCTATTGGAAAGGGCAAAGGGATCCCAAGGGAGTAGACATCGAAGACACTTGGAAATGCTCCTATTGTGCCTTTGCCGACATCTGTGATTGGCGCCGGCAGAGAGTGGGCAGCCTGACCCGAAAGGGCAAAGAGAAGAAAACCTGA